In Eupeodes corollae chromosome 3, idEupCoro1.1, whole genome shotgun sequence, a single genomic region encodes these proteins:
- the LOC129950893 gene encoding phosphatidate phosphatase LPIN3 isoform X2 — protein MNSLVKVFSNFKEFYSEINGATLTGAIDVIVVEQPDGEFQCSPFHVRFGKLGVLRSREKVVDIEINGEPVDIHMKLGESGEAFFVEECAEDDVEELPDNLATSPIPSDYFPNKYTDVDIDDAAEKAKKASEDIPMSLPLPRRNSIDFSKESIKEDTVPKYENQVSDFSHRRHTDNVLERRNLSEKIKEYTTQKIRQEWAEHEEQIFQFDVTEKNDWSNSTLRLEEPASKSLPVELKLESTTSQQSSDDTVTKPTTEPVESTKTESTVPNPITKEQTTSAVVSDLRTDSIKEESKSKKKRRKKSQMKKKNAQRKSSSSSSVGSAIQLETNEAEPDAVSMSNNTNSSNDESPTKTDEASETIAPSPISEYQTSPITPSSRIQDLDIHFFSDTEVASSGSRAGRPSTPIQSDSELEISMREKDTDVDMNSASWKWGELPTQNDEQKDIQQGQRNSMLSGMFNFMKKTNKMRKNATDGGVYLSELDAEGMDPEMAAMYFPLIKDNTIIGNEDDRESGNGTSLPHSPSSMEGPKSLDSDYEDGKLPQDPKYLDFVAMSMCGGSEKGDPSDEEFDRNLIKYSDVCQNPSLFSSPNLIVRLNGKYYSWAAACPIVMTIITFQKPLSNDAIEQLMNNSKIENAKADGDVEGNTSGGVNATAAKRSWWNWRRSASGGNVGLKNPKLDSKDEENKALGLDSDQAAVATQTSRPTSPDVSMSENTLSKTEDSTLNAENTSAAVDNDELSQESMSSTKLALKNEKFKKSLRLSSTAIKQLNLKAGMNEIEFSVTTAYQGTSRCKCHLYRWKHSDKVVISDIDGTITKSDVLGHILPMVGKDWAQLGVAQLFSKIEENGYKLLYLSARAIGQSRATREYLRSIRQGDVKLPDGPLLLNPTSLISAFHREVIEKKPEQFKIACLSDIQALFPEKNPFYAGYGNRINDVWAYRAVGIPIMRIFTINTKGELKHELTQTFQSSYCSMTYIVDQLFPPIKYDEGSIEFSNFNYWRDPLPELEIELDDTKPSFTTTNTNLSKPLSSIPEN, from the exons ATGAATAGCTTGGTGAAAGTTTTTAGTAACTTCAAGGAGTTCTATAGTGAAATCAATGGAGCTACCCTTACAGGAGCTATTGATGTAATTGTTGTTGAACAACCAGATGGCGAATTTCAATGTTCTCCATTTCATGTGAGATTTGGAAAACTAGGTGTTCTCAGAAGTCGTGAAAAAGTG gtTGACATTGAAATCAATGGTGAACCAGTTGATATTCATATGAAATTGGGCGAATCCGGTGAAGCTTTCTTTGTTGAAGAGTGCGCCGAAGACGATGTTGAAGAGTTGCCAGACAATTTGGCAACGTCACCCATTCCGAGTGATTATTTTCCCAACAAATACACTGATGTTGATATTGACGATGCCGCTGAAAAAGCCAA AAAAGCTAGTGAAGACATACCGATGTCCTTGCCATTGCCAAGACgaaattcaattgatttttccaaAGAAAGCATTAAAGAAGACACCGTGCCCAAATATGAGAATCAAGTTTCAGACTTTAGCCATCGGAG gCACACTGACAATGTCTTGGAACGCCGTAACTTAAGTGAAAAAATCAAGGAATACACGACACAAAAAATTCGTCAAGAATGGGCGGAGCACGAGGAGCAAATATTCCAATTTGATGTCACTGAAAAGAAT gaTTGGAGTAACAGCACTTTGAGACTGGAAGAGCCTGCTTCAAAATCCTTACCTGTAGAATTGAAGTTGGAATCTACTACCTCACAACAGTCGTCTGATGATACTGTAACAAAACCAACAACTGAACCAGTTGAATCAACTAAAACCGAATCAACTGTTCCTAATCCTATAACCAAAGAACAAACAACAAGTGCTGTAGTAAGTGACCTACGTACTGATAGTATTAAGGAAGAATCCAAGAGCAAAAAAAAACGACGCAAGAAGtctcaaatgaaaaagaaaaacgcacAGCGTAAAAGTTCATCGAGTAGTTCTGTGGGTAGTGCAATTCAATTGGAAACCAATGAAGCCGAACCAGATGCTGTTTCAATGTCAAACAATACCAATTCATCAAATGAcgaatcaccaacaaaaactgACGAAGCAAGTGAGACAATTGCTCCAAGTCCGATAAGTGAATATCAGACTAGCCCCATAACACCATCGAGTCGTATTCAAGATTTGGATATACATTTCTTTAGCGACACTGAAGTTGCATCGTCGGGAAGTCGCGCTGGTCGCCCTAGTACCCCCATACAAAGTGACAGTGAATTGGAGATTTCTATGCGAGAGAAAGACACTGATGTTGATATGAATTCGGCTTCATGGAAATGGGGTGAGCTTCCAACACAAAACGATGAGCAAAAGGACATTCAACAAGGACAAAGGAATTCCATGCTGAGTGGcatgtttaattttatgaagAAAACCAATAAGATGCGTAAGAATGCAACAGATGGTGGTGTCTATTTATCAGAGTTGGATGCTGAGGGTATGGATCCAGAAATGGCTGCTATGTACTTCCCCCTCATAAAGGATAATACCATAATTGGAAATGAGGATGATAGGGAAAGTGGCAATGGAACGAGTCTTCCGCATAGCCCAAGTTCCATGGAAGGACCTAAAAGCTTAGATTCCGACTATGAGGATGGAAAATTACCTCAAGATCcaaa ATACCTTGACTTTGTTGCAATGTCAATGTGTGGTGGCTCAGAAAAGGGAGATCCTTCAGACGAAGAATTTGAcaggaatttaattaaatattcagAT GTCTGCCAAAATCCAAGCCTGTTTTCCTCGCCAAATTTAATTGTTCGTTTGAATGGTAAATACTACAGTTGGGCTGCTGCATGCCCCATCGTAATGACCATAATAACATTCCAGAAGCCCTTGTCTAAC GACGCCATTGAGCAATTGATGAACAATTCAAAGATTGAAAACGCAAAAGCTGACGGCGATGTTGAGGGAAATACATCTGGTGGTGTGAATGCCACTGCTGCTAAACGTTCTTGGTGGAATTGGCGTCGTTCAGCCAGTGGAGGTAATGTAGGTTTGAAAAATCCTAAACTAGATTCCAAGGATGAAGAAAACAAAG cttTAGGTTTGGATTCTGATCAGGCTGCTGTGGCAACACAAACATCGCGCCCAACCTCACCCGATGTTAGTATGAGCGAAAACACCCTGAGCAAAACAGAAGATTCCACTTTAAATGCTGAAAACACTTCAGCGGCAGTTGATAACGATGAGCTTTCTCAAGAATCAATGTCATCAACTAAATTGGCTCTTAAGaatgaaaaattcaagaaaagtcTAAGATTAAGCTCGACAGCTATT aaacAACTAAATTTGAAAGCAGGCATGAATGAGATCGAGTTCAGTGTGACAACGGCCTACCAAGGCACAAGTCGTTGCAAGTGTCATCTCTATCGTTGGAAACACAGTGACAAAGTGGTGATTTCGGACATAGATGGAACTATCACTAAATCAGATGTCTTGGGTCATATTCTTCCAATGGTTGGCAAAGATTGGGCCCAATTGGGTGTTGCGcaattgttttcgaaaatcgaAGAAAATGGTTACAAATTACTGTATTTATCAGCGCGAGCTATTGGTCAATCTCGAGCCACACGTGAATACTTGCGATCAATTCGTCAAGGCGACGTTAAGTTACCCGACGGACCATTACTCTTGAATCCTACTTCATTGATCTCAGCTTTCCATCGTGAAGTTATTGAAAAGAAAcctgaacaatttaaaattgcttGTCTGTCGGACATTCAAGCATTGTTCCCTGAGAAAAATCCTTTCTATGCTGGCTATGGAAATCGTATAAAT GATGTTTGGGCATATAGAGCAGTAGGAATTCCTATTATGAGAATATTCACCATAAACACTAAAGGAGAATTGAAACATGAACTCACACAAACATTCCAATCATC atACTGCAGCATGACATACATTGTTGACCAACTTTTCCCGCCCATCAAGTATGACGAAGGATCTATTgagttttcaaactttaactactGGCGTGATCCCTTACCTGAGCTCGAAATTGAACTCGATGACACCAAACCTTCATTTACAACAACAAACACCAACTTATCGAAGCCCTTAAGCTCCATTCcagaaaactaa
- the LOC129950893 gene encoding phosphatidate phosphatase LPIN3 isoform X1 produces the protein MNSLVKVFSNFKEFYSEINGATLTGAIDVIVVEQPDGEFQCSPFHVRFGKLGVLRSREKVVDIEINGEPVDIHMKLGESGEAFFVEECAEDDVEELPDNLATSPIPSDYFPNKYTDVDIDDAAEKAKKASEDIPMSLPLPRRNSIDFSKESIKEDTVPKYENQVSDFSHRRHTDNVLERRNLSEKIKEYTTQKIRQEWAEHEEQIFQFDVTEKNDWSNSTLRLEEPASKSLPVELKLESTTSQQSSDDTVTKPTTEPVESTKTESTVPNPITKEQTTSAVVSDLRTDSIKEESKSKKKRRKKSQMKKKNAQRKSSSSSSVGSAIQLETNEAEPDAVSMSNNTNSSNDESPTKTDEASETIAPSPISEYQTSPITPSSRIQDLDIHFFSDTEVASSGSRAGRPSTPIQSDSELEISMREKDTDVDMNSASWKWGELPTQNDEQKDIQQGQRNSMLSGMFNFMKKTNKMRKNATDGGVYLSELDAEGMDPEMAAMYFPLIKDNTIIGNEDDRESGNGTSLPHSPSSMEGPKSLDSDYEDGKLPQDPKYLDFVAMSMCGGSEKGDPSDEEFDRNLIKYSDVCQNPSLFSSPNLIVRLNGKYYSWAAACPIVMTIITFQKPLSNDAIEQLMNNSKIENAKADGDVEGNTSGGVNATAAKRSWWNWRRSASGGNVGLKNPKLDSKDEENKALGLDSDQAAVATQTSRPTSPDVSMSENTLSKTEDSTLNAENTSAAVDNDELSQESMSSTKLALKNEKFKKSLRLSSTAIKQLNLKAGMNEIEFSVTTAYQGTSRCKCHLYRWKHSDKVVISDIDGTITKSDVLGHILPMVGKDWAQLGVAQLFSKIEENGYKLLYLSARAIGQSRATREYLRSIRQGDVKLPDGPLLLNPTSLISAFHREVIEKKPEQFKIACLSDIQALFPEKNPFYAGYGNRINDVWAYRAVGIPIMRIFTINTKGELKHELTQTFQSSYINQSLEVNEYFPPIERDDSDIEEDYDCVSGEEDELQFSQTDVDDDLNDVFDDDNNFKTAENEEFTEKVQSEVTL, from the exons ATGAATAGCTTGGTGAAAGTTTTTAGTAACTTCAAGGAGTTCTATAGTGAAATCAATGGAGCTACCCTTACAGGAGCTATTGATGTAATTGTTGTTGAACAACCAGATGGCGAATTTCAATGTTCTCCATTTCATGTGAGATTTGGAAAACTAGGTGTTCTCAGAAGTCGTGAAAAAGTG gtTGACATTGAAATCAATGGTGAACCAGTTGATATTCATATGAAATTGGGCGAATCCGGTGAAGCTTTCTTTGTTGAAGAGTGCGCCGAAGACGATGTTGAAGAGTTGCCAGACAATTTGGCAACGTCACCCATTCCGAGTGATTATTTTCCCAACAAATACACTGATGTTGATATTGACGATGCCGCTGAAAAAGCCAA AAAAGCTAGTGAAGACATACCGATGTCCTTGCCATTGCCAAGACgaaattcaattgatttttccaaAGAAAGCATTAAAGAAGACACCGTGCCCAAATATGAGAATCAAGTTTCAGACTTTAGCCATCGGAG gCACACTGACAATGTCTTGGAACGCCGTAACTTAAGTGAAAAAATCAAGGAATACACGACACAAAAAATTCGTCAAGAATGGGCGGAGCACGAGGAGCAAATATTCCAATTTGATGTCACTGAAAAGAAT gaTTGGAGTAACAGCACTTTGAGACTGGAAGAGCCTGCTTCAAAATCCTTACCTGTAGAATTGAAGTTGGAATCTACTACCTCACAACAGTCGTCTGATGATACTGTAACAAAACCAACAACTGAACCAGTTGAATCAACTAAAACCGAATCAACTGTTCCTAATCCTATAACCAAAGAACAAACAACAAGTGCTGTAGTAAGTGACCTACGTACTGATAGTATTAAGGAAGAATCCAAGAGCAAAAAAAAACGACGCAAGAAGtctcaaatgaaaaagaaaaacgcacAGCGTAAAAGTTCATCGAGTAGTTCTGTGGGTAGTGCAATTCAATTGGAAACCAATGAAGCCGAACCAGATGCTGTTTCAATGTCAAACAATACCAATTCATCAAATGAcgaatcaccaacaaaaactgACGAAGCAAGTGAGACAATTGCTCCAAGTCCGATAAGTGAATATCAGACTAGCCCCATAACACCATCGAGTCGTATTCAAGATTTGGATATACATTTCTTTAGCGACACTGAAGTTGCATCGTCGGGAAGTCGCGCTGGTCGCCCTAGTACCCCCATACAAAGTGACAGTGAATTGGAGATTTCTATGCGAGAGAAAGACACTGATGTTGATATGAATTCGGCTTCATGGAAATGGGGTGAGCTTCCAACACAAAACGATGAGCAAAAGGACATTCAACAAGGACAAAGGAATTCCATGCTGAGTGGcatgtttaattttatgaagAAAACCAATAAGATGCGTAAGAATGCAACAGATGGTGGTGTCTATTTATCAGAGTTGGATGCTGAGGGTATGGATCCAGAAATGGCTGCTATGTACTTCCCCCTCATAAAGGATAATACCATAATTGGAAATGAGGATGATAGGGAAAGTGGCAATGGAACGAGTCTTCCGCATAGCCCAAGTTCCATGGAAGGACCTAAAAGCTTAGATTCCGACTATGAGGATGGAAAATTACCTCAAGATCcaaa ATACCTTGACTTTGTTGCAATGTCAATGTGTGGTGGCTCAGAAAAGGGAGATCCTTCAGACGAAGAATTTGAcaggaatttaattaaatattcagAT GTCTGCCAAAATCCAAGCCTGTTTTCCTCGCCAAATTTAATTGTTCGTTTGAATGGTAAATACTACAGTTGGGCTGCTGCATGCCCCATCGTAATGACCATAATAACATTCCAGAAGCCCTTGTCTAAC GACGCCATTGAGCAATTGATGAACAATTCAAAGATTGAAAACGCAAAAGCTGACGGCGATGTTGAGGGAAATACATCTGGTGGTGTGAATGCCACTGCTGCTAAACGTTCTTGGTGGAATTGGCGTCGTTCAGCCAGTGGAGGTAATGTAGGTTTGAAAAATCCTAAACTAGATTCCAAGGATGAAGAAAACAAAG cttTAGGTTTGGATTCTGATCAGGCTGCTGTGGCAACACAAACATCGCGCCCAACCTCACCCGATGTTAGTATGAGCGAAAACACCCTGAGCAAAACAGAAGATTCCACTTTAAATGCTGAAAACACTTCAGCGGCAGTTGATAACGATGAGCTTTCTCAAGAATCAATGTCATCAACTAAATTGGCTCTTAAGaatgaaaaattcaagaaaagtcTAAGATTAAGCTCGACAGCTATT aaacAACTAAATTTGAAAGCAGGCATGAATGAGATCGAGTTCAGTGTGACAACGGCCTACCAAGGCACAAGTCGTTGCAAGTGTCATCTCTATCGTTGGAAACACAGTGACAAAGTGGTGATTTCGGACATAGATGGAACTATCACTAAATCAGATGTCTTGGGTCATATTCTTCCAATGGTTGGCAAAGATTGGGCCCAATTGGGTGTTGCGcaattgttttcgaaaatcgaAGAAAATGGTTACAAATTACTGTATTTATCAGCGCGAGCTATTGGTCAATCTCGAGCCACACGTGAATACTTGCGATCAATTCGTCAAGGCGACGTTAAGTTACCCGACGGACCATTACTCTTGAATCCTACTTCATTGATCTCAGCTTTCCATCGTGAAGTTATTGAAAAGAAAcctgaacaatttaaaattgcttGTCTGTCGGACATTCAAGCATTGTTCCCTGAGAAAAATCCTTTCTATGCTGGCTATGGAAATCGTATAAAT GATGTTTGGGCATATAGAGCAGTAGGAATTCCTATTATGAGAATATTCACCATAAACACTAAAGGAGAATTGAAACATGAACTCACACAAACATTCCAATCATC CTACATCAATCAATCACTGGAAGTGAATGAATATTTTCCACCCATCGAACGTGATGATAGCGATATAGAAGAAGATTATGACTGTGTATCGGGAGAAGAAGATGAACTGCAATTTAGTCAAACCGATGTAGATGATGatttaaatgatgtttttgatgatgataataatttcaaaacagcTGAAAACGAAGAATTTACCGAGAAAGTGCAAAGCGAAGTGAcgctataa
- the LOC129950893 gene encoding phosphatidate phosphatase LPIN3 isoform X3 produces MNSLVKVFSNFKEFYSEINGATLTGAIDVIVVEQPDGEFQCSPFHVRFGKLGVLRSREKVVDIEINGEPVDIHMKLGESGEAFFVEECAEDDVEELPDNLATSPIPSDYFPNKYTDVDIDDAAEKAKKASEDIPMSLPLPRRNSIDFSKESIKEDTVPKYENQVSDFSHRRHTDNVLERRNLSEKIKEYTTQKIRQEWAEHEEQIFQFDVTEKNDWSNSTLRLEEPASKSLPVELKLESTTSQQSSDDTVTKPTTEPVESTKTESTVPNPITKEQTTSAVVSDLRTDSIKEESKSKKKRRKKSQMKKKNAQRKSSSSSSVGSAIQLETNEAEPDAVSMSNNTNSSNDESPTKTDEASETIAPSPISEYQTSPITPSSRIQDLDIHFFSDTEVASSGSRAGRPSTPIQSDSELEISMREKDTDVDMNSASWKWGELPTQNDEQKDIQQGQRNSMLSGMFNFMKKTNKMRKNATDGGVYLSELDAEGMDPEMAAMYFPLIKDNTIIGNEDDRESGNGTSLPHSPSSMEGPKSLDSDYEDGKLPQDPKYLDFVAMSMCGGSEKGDPSDEEFDRNLIKYSDDAIEQLMNNSKIENAKADGDVEGNTSGGVNATAAKRSWWNWRRSASGGNVGLKNPKLDSKDEENKALGLDSDQAAVATQTSRPTSPDVSMSENTLSKTEDSTLNAENTSAAVDNDELSQESMSSTKLALKNEKFKKSLRLSSTAIKQLNLKAGMNEIEFSVTTAYQGTSRCKCHLYRWKHSDKVVISDIDGTITKSDVLGHILPMVGKDWAQLGVAQLFSKIEENGYKLLYLSARAIGQSRATREYLRSIRQGDVKLPDGPLLLNPTSLISAFHREVIEKKPEQFKIACLSDIQALFPEKNPFYAGYGNRINDVWAYRAVGIPIMRIFTINTKGELKHELTQTFQSSYINQSLEVNEYFPPIERDDSDIEEDYDCVSGEEDELQFSQTDVDDDLNDVFDDDNNFKTAENEEFTEKVQSEVTL; encoded by the exons ATGAATAGCTTGGTGAAAGTTTTTAGTAACTTCAAGGAGTTCTATAGTGAAATCAATGGAGCTACCCTTACAGGAGCTATTGATGTAATTGTTGTTGAACAACCAGATGGCGAATTTCAATGTTCTCCATTTCATGTGAGATTTGGAAAACTAGGTGTTCTCAGAAGTCGTGAAAAAGTG gtTGACATTGAAATCAATGGTGAACCAGTTGATATTCATATGAAATTGGGCGAATCCGGTGAAGCTTTCTTTGTTGAAGAGTGCGCCGAAGACGATGTTGAAGAGTTGCCAGACAATTTGGCAACGTCACCCATTCCGAGTGATTATTTTCCCAACAAATACACTGATGTTGATATTGACGATGCCGCTGAAAAAGCCAA AAAAGCTAGTGAAGACATACCGATGTCCTTGCCATTGCCAAGACgaaattcaattgatttttccaaAGAAAGCATTAAAGAAGACACCGTGCCCAAATATGAGAATCAAGTTTCAGACTTTAGCCATCGGAG gCACACTGACAATGTCTTGGAACGCCGTAACTTAAGTGAAAAAATCAAGGAATACACGACACAAAAAATTCGTCAAGAATGGGCGGAGCACGAGGAGCAAATATTCCAATTTGATGTCACTGAAAAGAAT gaTTGGAGTAACAGCACTTTGAGACTGGAAGAGCCTGCTTCAAAATCCTTACCTGTAGAATTGAAGTTGGAATCTACTACCTCACAACAGTCGTCTGATGATACTGTAACAAAACCAACAACTGAACCAGTTGAATCAACTAAAACCGAATCAACTGTTCCTAATCCTATAACCAAAGAACAAACAACAAGTGCTGTAGTAAGTGACCTACGTACTGATAGTATTAAGGAAGAATCCAAGAGCAAAAAAAAACGACGCAAGAAGtctcaaatgaaaaagaaaaacgcacAGCGTAAAAGTTCATCGAGTAGTTCTGTGGGTAGTGCAATTCAATTGGAAACCAATGAAGCCGAACCAGATGCTGTTTCAATGTCAAACAATACCAATTCATCAAATGAcgaatcaccaacaaaaactgACGAAGCAAGTGAGACAATTGCTCCAAGTCCGATAAGTGAATATCAGACTAGCCCCATAACACCATCGAGTCGTATTCAAGATTTGGATATACATTTCTTTAGCGACACTGAAGTTGCATCGTCGGGAAGTCGCGCTGGTCGCCCTAGTACCCCCATACAAAGTGACAGTGAATTGGAGATTTCTATGCGAGAGAAAGACACTGATGTTGATATGAATTCGGCTTCATGGAAATGGGGTGAGCTTCCAACACAAAACGATGAGCAAAAGGACATTCAACAAGGACAAAGGAATTCCATGCTGAGTGGcatgtttaattttatgaagAAAACCAATAAGATGCGTAAGAATGCAACAGATGGTGGTGTCTATTTATCAGAGTTGGATGCTGAGGGTATGGATCCAGAAATGGCTGCTATGTACTTCCCCCTCATAAAGGATAATACCATAATTGGAAATGAGGATGATAGGGAAAGTGGCAATGGAACGAGTCTTCCGCATAGCCCAAGTTCCATGGAAGGACCTAAAAGCTTAGATTCCGACTATGAGGATGGAAAATTACCTCAAGATCcaaa ATACCTTGACTTTGTTGCAATGTCAATGTGTGGTGGCTCAGAAAAGGGAGATCCTTCAGACGAAGAATTTGAcaggaatttaattaaatattcagAT GACGCCATTGAGCAATTGATGAACAATTCAAAGATTGAAAACGCAAAAGCTGACGGCGATGTTGAGGGAAATACATCTGGTGGTGTGAATGCCACTGCTGCTAAACGTTCTTGGTGGAATTGGCGTCGTTCAGCCAGTGGAGGTAATGTAGGTTTGAAAAATCCTAAACTAGATTCCAAGGATGAAGAAAACAAAG cttTAGGTTTGGATTCTGATCAGGCTGCTGTGGCAACACAAACATCGCGCCCAACCTCACCCGATGTTAGTATGAGCGAAAACACCCTGAGCAAAACAGAAGATTCCACTTTAAATGCTGAAAACACTTCAGCGGCAGTTGATAACGATGAGCTTTCTCAAGAATCAATGTCATCAACTAAATTGGCTCTTAAGaatgaaaaattcaagaaaagtcTAAGATTAAGCTCGACAGCTATT aaacAACTAAATTTGAAAGCAGGCATGAATGAGATCGAGTTCAGTGTGACAACGGCCTACCAAGGCACAAGTCGTTGCAAGTGTCATCTCTATCGTTGGAAACACAGTGACAAAGTGGTGATTTCGGACATAGATGGAACTATCACTAAATCAGATGTCTTGGGTCATATTCTTCCAATGGTTGGCAAAGATTGGGCCCAATTGGGTGTTGCGcaattgttttcgaaaatcgaAGAAAATGGTTACAAATTACTGTATTTATCAGCGCGAGCTATTGGTCAATCTCGAGCCACACGTGAATACTTGCGATCAATTCGTCAAGGCGACGTTAAGTTACCCGACGGACCATTACTCTTGAATCCTACTTCATTGATCTCAGCTTTCCATCGTGAAGTTATTGAAAAGAAAcctgaacaatttaaaattgcttGTCTGTCGGACATTCAAGCATTGTTCCCTGAGAAAAATCCTTTCTATGCTGGCTATGGAAATCGTATAAAT GATGTTTGGGCATATAGAGCAGTAGGAATTCCTATTATGAGAATATTCACCATAAACACTAAAGGAGAATTGAAACATGAACTCACACAAACATTCCAATCATC CTACATCAATCAATCACTGGAAGTGAATGAATATTTTCCACCCATCGAACGTGATGATAGCGATATAGAAGAAGATTATGACTGTGTATCGGGAGAAGAAGATGAACTGCAATTTAGTCAAACCGATGTAGATGATGatttaaatgatgtttttgatgatgataataatttcaaaacagcTGAAAACGAAGAATTTACCGAGAAAGTGCAAAGCGAAGTGAcgctataa